In the genome of Gloeotrichia echinulata CP02, one region contains:
- a CDS encoding beta-ketoacyl synthase N-terminal-like domain-containing protein produces the protein MTQTPSKPDQATLMKDALNQLRAVKTKLNALEKAQTEPIAIVGMSCRFPSGANSPEAFWELLQSGTDGITEIPPQRWNIDDYYDPKPDAKGKVYTRHGGFLNQPIDQFDADFFGLSARETEQTDPQQRLLLEVAWEAFEQGGISPLDLRGSQTGVFIGMMTQDYSDFSQNPELIDLYTGTGNAISVAAGRLSYLFGFHGPALTVDTACASSLVSVHLACQSLRNSECDIALAGGVNLMLTPLVSIMESRAQMLSPDGRCKTFDSSANGYVRGEGCGVIILKRLSAAIENNNHILGLIRGSAVNHGGASSGLTVPNQVAQEQLIRQALKNAKVEPENVSYIEAHGTGTSLGDPIELGALSTVFATNPHPLFVGSVKTNIGHLEGAAGIAGLIKVILCLQHQKIPPHLHFHNPNPHVDWDSQKIKIPTQILPWVSHNQYRLAGVSSFGLNGTNAHIIVEEFQPEENTPPASIVPGKYLFTLSAKTESALVKLAETYAGYLKNQPHLSLADICHTSNFSRSQLNHRLACVISTQQELQEHLTEFADHNPSVVIQQGYTNGKKRSKIAFLLTGQGSQYLGMGQELYQSYPLFREILDYCDAILSEYWDFSLLDLIYPQKSDEISENRLNRTCYTQPALFAIEYALVQLWQSWGIMPQGVMGHSLGEYVAACVAGVFSLEDGLKLVVHRAKLMDSVQQSGSMIVVSASEVEIEPLIADYPTTVAIAAINGENNIVLSGASSDIEAIVTKLEGKDIKITQLKVSQAFHSPLMEEILGEFHQIARTITYHSPQLPLISNVTGKLIKSEIQTPDYWCRHLRSTVRFADGLKTLLDKGYEVLIECSCHPVLLGMGRSIDPSSDRLWLPSLRRNNPDLQQLLQSVAQLYVQGIDINWQGIMVNSASKLCTLPTYPFEKSSYWLKIADNYLDSRNLSLISQPLTQAQQLAETGEFTPEEVKLLPKLLEYLAKIRSKSSDAPKSSKSNHSSPKLSIDSLLASPSNERLEKLENYLTRVLGQITGSSKIKLDKTQPLSSLGLDSLMATELRRKMEADLKITVPVEYLAGLSVNQFLPQVLGLIFQDTQIASTPKVSVKQRLKKGKKVAKVENISTDPNLWIIRTNINPNTKIRLFCFPFAGGSASSFQTWVNHCPSQIELCRIQLPGRENRIQETPITSLKSLINQLTPVIKPYLDQPYAFFGHSMGALISFELTRELAKHQQRMPQHLFMSGFRSPQLPNADLPIHRLADQLFLDALRRYQGTPETVLNNSDLMAVYLPILRADFKLIETYFYRQDHPLNCPITVLGGCNDTKVSQAEIEQWQIQTNQQFTLHLLSGGHFFINQHTEIILQMIAQTLLNFSEQITA, from the coding sequence ATGACACAGACTCCCTCAAAACCTGATCAAGCAACCTTGATGAAAGATGCCTTAAATCAGCTTAGGGCAGTGAAAACTAAACTAAATGCCTTAGAAAAAGCTCAAACTGAACCCATTGCCATCGTGGGGATGAGTTGTCGTTTTCCCAGTGGTGCCAATTCTCCTGAAGCTTTCTGGGAATTATTGCAGTCAGGAACGGATGGAATTACCGAGATTCCCCCTCAACGCTGGAATATTGATGATTATTATGATCCGAAACCCGATGCCAAAGGTAAGGTCTATACTCGTCACGGAGGCTTTTTAAATCAACCGATTGATCAATTTGATGCTGACTTTTTTGGTCTTTCTGCTAGAGAAACGGAACAAACAGATCCCCAACAAAGGTTACTCTTAGAAGTTGCTTGGGAAGCATTTGAACAAGGAGGAATCTCACCATTAGATTTACGAGGAAGTCAAACAGGGGTTTTTATTGGCATGATGACCCAAGATTACTCCGATTTTAGCCAAAATCCTGAACTTATTGACCTTTATACGGGAACCGGAAATGCCATCAGTGTGGCGGCTGGACGGTTATCCTATCTTTTTGGTTTTCATGGACCCGCCTTAACTGTCGATACTGCTTGCGCCTCTTCTTTAGTTTCTGTTCATTTGGCTTGTCAGAGTTTACGCAACTCAGAGTGTGACATAGCTTTAGCCGGAGGAGTCAATTTAATGCTAACTCCCTTGGTGAGCATTATGGAATCCCGCGCTCAAATGTTATCTCCTGATGGACGCTGTAAAACCTTTGATAGTTCAGCAAATGGCTATGTGAGAGGAGAAGGTTGTGGAGTAATTATTTTAAAACGTTTATCTGCTGCTATTGAAAATAATAATCATATTTTAGGCTTAATTAGAGGGTCTGCTGTTAATCATGGAGGCGCGAGTAGTGGTTTAACGGTTCCTAATCAAGTAGCCCAAGAACAACTGATTCGTCAAGCCTTGAAGAATGCCAAGGTTGAACCAGAAAATGTCAGTTATATTGAAGCCCACGGTACTGGAACATCTCTGGGAGATCCCATTGAATTAGGGGCATTGTCAACAGTTTTTGCTACAAATCCTCATCCGTTGTTCGTGGGATCTGTCAAAACCAATATTGGACATTTAGAAGGTGCTGCGGGAATTGCTGGACTAATCAAAGTGATTTTATGCTTGCAACATCAAAAAATTCCCCCTCATCTTCACTTTCATAACCCTAACCCTCATGTAGACTGGGATAGCCAAAAGATTAAAATCCCCACCCAAATCCTGCCTTGGGTATCCCATAATCAGTATCGATTAGCAGGAGTCAGTTCCTTTGGCTTAAACGGGACTAATGCACATATTATCGTCGAAGAATTTCAACCAGAAGAAAACACGCCCCCTGCTTCTATAGTTCCTGGTAAATATCTCTTCACCCTTTCTGCTAAAACTGAATCTGCGTTAGTTAAATTAGCTGAAACCTACGCAGGTTATCTCAAAAATCAGCCCCATCTTTCTCTTGCGGATATTTGCCACACCAGCAATTTTAGTCGTTCTCAACTAAACCATCGTTTGGCTTGTGTCATATCTACTCAGCAAGAACTTCAAGAACATTTGACAGAATTTGCTGACCATAATCCTTCTGTTGTCATCCAACAAGGTTATACCAACGGTAAAAAACGGTCAAAAATTGCCTTTCTGTTGACGGGACAAGGTTCTCAATATCTTGGCATGGGACAAGAACTCTATCAGTCCTATCCCTTGTTTCGTGAAATTCTGGATTACTGTGATGCTATTTTAAGTGAATACTGGGATTTTTCTTTACTAGACTTAATTTATCCGCAAAAATCAGACGAAATATCTGAAAATCGCTTAAATCGAACCTGTTATACTCAACCTGCTCTATTTGCCATTGAATACGCCCTCGTACAACTATGGCAATCCTGGGGAATTATGCCCCAGGGTGTGATGGGGCATAGTTTAGGGGAATATGTGGCGGCTTGTGTAGCAGGGGTGTTTAGTTTAGAAGATGGCTTAAAATTAGTCGTCCATCGAGCAAAATTGATGGATTCTGTGCAGCAATCTGGCTCAATGATCGTTGTATCTGCTTCAGAAGTTGAGATAGAACCTCTAATTGCTGACTATCCGACAACCGTTGCGATCGCAGCGATCAATGGGGAGAACAATATTGTCCTTTCGGGTGCATCCTCGGACATTGAAGCTATTGTCACTAAGCTAGAGGGCAAAGATATCAAAATTACTCAGCTTAAGGTGTCGCAAGCCTTCCATTCCCCCCTCATGGAAGAAATTTTAGGAGAATTTCATCAAATTGCCCGTACCATTACCTATCATTCCCCCCAACTTCCCTTAATCTCCAATGTCACCGGCAAACTGATCAAGTCAGAAATCCAAACCCCAGACTATTGGTGTCGTCATCTGCGTTCTACGGTTCGCTTTGCTGATGGCTTAAAAACTTTATTAGATAAGGGATATGAGGTTTTAATTGAATGTAGTTGCCATCCCGTTTTATTGGGAATGGGACGCTCAATAGATCCTTCAAGCGATCGCCTATGGTTGCCTAGTTTACGACGAAATAATCCCGACCTACAACAACTGTTGCAGAGTGTTGCCCAGCTTTATGTTCAAGGTATTGATATCAATTGGCAAGGGATCATGGTTAACTCAGCAAGTAAACTTTGCACCTTACCAACTTACCCCTTTGAAAAGTCTAGTTATTGGCTAAAAATAGCTGATAATTACCTTGATTCACGGAATTTATCTTTAATTAGTCAACCCCTAACTCAAGCGCAGCAGTTAGCCGAGACGGGAGAGTTCACTCCAGAAGAGGTAAAGTTATTGCCAAAACTGCTGGAATATTTGGCTAAAATCAGATCTAAGTCTTCAGATGCTCCAAAATCCTCTAAATCTAATCATTCTTCCCCTAAACTCTCTATAGATTCCCTTTTAGCCAGTCCCTCCAATGAACGGTTAGAAAAGTTAGAAAACTATTTAACCCGTGTTTTAGGACAAATTACGGGATCATCGAAGATTAAACTGGATAAAACTCAGCCTCTATCTAGTCTGGGACTTGATTCTCTCATGGCCACTGAATTACGACGGAAGATGGAGGCAGATTTAAAAATCACCGTGCCAGTAGAATATTTAGCTGGATTGAGTGTTAATCAGTTTTTACCACAAGTCTTGGGATTAATTTTCCAAGATACTCAAATTGCTTCAACTCCTAAAGTCTCAGTGAAACAGAGACTAAAAAAAGGCAAGAAAGTCGCAAAAGTAGAAAATATTTCCACAGATCCAAACCTTTGGATTATTCGCACAAACATTAATCCTAATACCAAAATACGCCTGTTCTGTTTCCCTTTTGCGGGAGGATCTGCATCCTCATTCCAAACTTGGGTGAATCATTGTCCATCGCAAATTGAACTCTGTAGAATTCAGTTACCGGGACGAGAAAATCGCATTCAAGAAACCCCAATTACCTCTCTCAAATCTCTAATTAACCAATTAACTCCTGTCATCAAGCCCTATTTAGATCAACCTTATGCCTTTTTTGGTCACAGCATGGGGGCATTAATTAGTTTTGAATTAACTAGAGAATTAGCTAAACATCAGCAAAGAATGCCCCAACATTTATTTATGTCGGGATTTCGCTCACCTCAACTTCCTAACGCAGATTTGCCTATTCACCGCCTTGCTGATCAGCTATTTTTAGATGCTTTACGCCGCTATCAAGGAACACCAGAAACGGTGTTAAATAATTCAGATTTAATGGCAGTTTATCTACCCATATTACGGGCAGACTTTAAACTAATAGAAACCTATTTTTATCGTCAAGATCATCCCTTGAATTGTCCCATTACTGTCTTAGGAGGTTGTAATGATACCAAGGTTTCTCAAGCTGAAATTGAACAATGGCAAATACAAACCAATCAACAATTTACTTTGCATTTATTATCGGGGGGACATTTCTTTATAAATCAACATACTGAAATAATTCTGCAAATGATCGCCCAAACTCTTCTCAACTTTTCTGAACAAATAACTGCTTGA
- a CDS encoding isoprenylcysteine carboxylmethyltransferase family protein, with protein MLSQISFIALIFYIIVQRVRVTRLSKQNMTKVLENGGKLHSSNYVGFVKIFQSSWMLCMIAEVYLLDRPFIPALGIFSIIATFCAQSLRYSSIRALGDRWIHKVVTVPGTPVIDKGIYQYIRHPNWCAMMTELAVVPLFHTAYLTAIVFTLINGWLMTQRVPAEEEALIEDTNYQEVFANRPRFIPTFSSIFSRNEQTVQS; from the coding sequence ATGTTAAGCCAAATATCGTTTATTGCACTTATTTTCTACATTATTGTGCAGCGCGTTCGTGTGACTCGTCTGAGTAAGCAAAATATGACCAAAGTCTTGGAAAATGGTGGCAAACTACATAGTTCTAACTATGTGGGATTTGTCAAGATTTTTCAATCTAGCTGGATGTTGTGTATGATTGCGGAAGTTTATCTCTTGGATAGACCATTTATTCCGGCTTTAGGCATATTTTCCATCATTGCCACCTTCTGCGCCCAAAGCTTGCGCTATTCCTCTATTCGGGCTTTAGGCGATCGCTGGATTCATAAAGTGGTCACTGTCCCTGGTACTCCCGTGATTGACAAGGGTATTTACCAGTATATTCGTCATCCGAACTGGTGCGCCATGATGACTGAATTGGCTGTTGTTCCCTTATTTCATACAGCCTATCTGACAGCAATTGTCTTTACTTTAATTAACGGTTGGTTAATGACGCAACGTGTTCCCGCCGAAGAGGAAGCCTTAATTGAGGATACCAATTATCAAGAAGTTTTTGCCAACCGGCCTCGTTTCATTCCGACTTTTAGCTCAATTTTTTCTAGAAATGAGCAAACTGTTCAAAGTTAA
- a CDS encoding 3-oxoacyl-[acyl-carrier-protein] synthase III C-terminal domain-containing protein: MTYIIETATGFPNHYYSQEILEANIRNHCANIIREYCQENNLDFTEQTFFDLEQVNRFFSNVKINGRYFTIPLDDFDPDEPPGIAEPFRAMVDRTMDLVESTVSDLLKKADISPKDISHITSVSVLPAVPSMEGLLLNRIDFPLNVKRAALSGVGCLGGAQGLARVTDYLDGHPTEVAILFTTDPSSGLWQGSIHSDLTELLWELPEDTSQYSNVIMTLVVAALFGDGVGAVLLAGDEHPLVKQGQVKLKVLGTQSLLLSHTENLMALPLTDYGFRQILRPEVSDYVKGGVRKAVESLLEEQGVKLDQISCWMVHPGGPKILDAVIEEFNLESDALQVSWDVLGKIGNIASATILCILDETLSRQQHPSGSYGLMISMGPGFALEAILVQF; the protein is encoded by the coding sequence ATGACTTACATTATTGAGACGGCAACTGGCTTTCCTAATCATTACTATTCCCAAGAAATCCTAGAAGCAAATATTCGTAATCATTGCGCTAACATTATTCGTGAATATTGCCAAGAAAATAACCTGGATTTTACTGAACAAACCTTCTTTGACCTAGAGCAAGTTAATCGTTTTTTCAGTAATGTCAAAATTAATGGGCGATACTTTACCATTCCCCTTGATGATTTTGATCCAGATGAACCACCAGGTATCGCTGAACCCTTTAGGGCTATGGTCGATAGAACAATGGATTTAGTTGAATCTACTGTCAGTGATCTGCTCAAAAAAGCGGATATTTCTCCAAAAGACATTTCCCATATCACCTCTGTTAGCGTTCTTCCTGCAGTCCCTTCAATGGAGGGATTGCTCCTAAACCGCATCGATTTTCCCTTAAACGTCAAACGAGCAGCCTTATCAGGAGTAGGTTGTTTAGGAGGAGCGCAGGGGTTAGCACGGGTGACGGACTATCTTGATGGGCATCCCACCGAAGTGGCAATTTTGTTTACCACTGATCCCTCATCTGGACTTTGGCAAGGATCAATTCACAGTGATTTAACAGAATTATTGTGGGAATTACCTGAAGATACCTCTCAATATAGCAATGTCATCATGACCTTAGTGGTGGCTGCTTTATTCGGTGATGGGGTAGGAGCAGTTCTGTTAGCAGGAGATGAACATCCTTTAGTGAAGCAGGGTCAAGTAAAACTCAAGGTTTTAGGGACTCAATCACTTTTACTGTCTCATACCGAGAATTTAATGGCATTACCTTTAACCGACTATGGTTTTCGCCAAATTTTACGTCCTGAAGTCTCCGATTACGTCAAAGGAGGAGTCAGAAAAGCCGTTGAATCCCTACTGGAAGAACAGGGCGTTAAACTTGATCAAATCTCTTGTTGGATGGTACATCCAGGGGGTCCGAAGATTCTTGATGCAGTAATTGAAGAATTTAACCTAGAATCAGATGCTCTACAGGTTAGTTGGGATGTTTTAGGGAAAATTGGCAATATTGCTTCAGCTACTATTCTCTGCATTCTTGATGAAACCCTATCTCGTCAACAACACCCTAGTGGTTCCTATGGATTGATGATTTCTATGGGTCCTGGATTCGCTCTAGAGGCTATTCTAGTCCAATTTTAA
- a CDS encoding FAD-binding oxidoreductase gives MNYVISSGSTGESLGNALTEWENLLGSEYVITDAKERLEAETATYQTTAKIPAIIRPGNREDIQECLKIANRYRTPIYPISTGKNWGYGSRVPTSDGCILMDLSRLNRILDYSETLAYVTIEPGVTQRQLYEFLQEKGNKLLMSVTGSTPDSSLIGNIMERGEAKGPLGDRFNHVCGMEVVLPTSECIHTGFNRFENPQAGAVNRWGVGPYFDGLFTQSNLGIVTQMTLWLIPYPKYFQAFFYSIDKDSNLEALIDALRRLKLEGIIKTTFHINNDYRMLSIQQQYPWQETQEKSPLPADLLEQLSHQWGGGVWIGEGALYSATPEQGKVERKLIAKALKGIVNKLMFFDANKFEMAKKLSPIFKIFTGVEIKDKVDLIYNKNPQRGMITERVLQMAYWRKKTPPSPNFNLDEDGCGMIWCVPAVPFQGNHVRKALEIISSITQKYGFEPNIGMNCVTARNININATIFYDRLVEGEDQKALDCHDELLQILMVQGYYPYRLSTQSMDSLPTPKDDYQIFMRKIKDSLDPYRILSPGRYEFS, from the coding sequence ATGAATTATGTAATTTCTTCTGGTTCAACTGGTGAAAGTTTAGGTAATGCCCTAACAGAATGGGAAAATTTATTAGGTTCAGAGTATGTTATTACTGATGCCAAAGAACGTCTAGAGGCTGAAACAGCTACTTATCAAACGACAGCTAAAATTCCTGCTATTATTCGTCCTGGCAATCGCGAAGATATCCAAGAATGTCTGAAAATTGCTAATCGATATCGAACTCCTATTTACCCGATTAGTACCGGAAAAAATTGGGGATACGGTTCTCGTGTTCCTACCTCAGATGGTTGTATTTTAATGGATTTGAGTCGTCTAAATCGTATTTTAGATTACAGTGAAACCTTAGCTTATGTCACAATTGAACCAGGCGTAACACAACGACAACTTTATGAGTTTTTACAAGAAAAAGGTAATAAATTACTCATGAGTGTGACAGGCAGTACCCCTGATTCAAGTCTAATTGGCAATATTATGGAAAGGGGAGAAGCCAAAGGTCCATTAGGTGATCGCTTTAATCATGTTTGTGGGATGGAAGTTGTTTTACCTACTAGCGAGTGTATTCATACCGGATTTAATCGCTTTGAAAATCCCCAAGCTGGAGCGGTAAATCGTTGGGGAGTCGGACCTTATTTTGATGGACTTTTTACTCAATCTAATCTCGGCATTGTCACACAAATGACCTTGTGGTTAATACCCTATCCCAAGTATTTTCAAGCCTTTTTCTATAGTATTGACAAAGATAGTAATTTAGAGGCATTAATTGATGCTTTACGCCGTCTTAAATTAGAAGGAATAATCAAAACTACCTTTCACATTAATAATGATTACCGGATGTTGTCTATTCAACAACAATATCCTTGGCAAGAAACTCAAGAAAAAAGTCCCTTACCTGCTGATTTATTAGAACAATTAAGTCATCAATGGGGAGGAGGAGTTTGGATAGGTGAAGGAGCTTTATATTCAGCAACTCCTGAACAAGGAAAAGTAGAACGTAAATTGATTGCAAAAGCCCTCAAAGGAATCGTCAATAAATTAATGTTTTTTGACGCAAATAAATTTGAAATGGCTAAAAAATTAAGTCCGATTTTCAAAATATTTACTGGAGTTGAAATTAAAGATAAAGTGGATTTAATTTATAATAAAAATCCGCAACGGGGAATGATTACAGAGAGAGTTTTACAAATGGCTTATTGGCGCAAAAAAACTCCTCCTAGCCCTAACTTTAACTTAGATGAAGATGGTTGTGGCATGATTTGGTGTGTTCCTGCTGTTCCATTTCAAGGGAATCACGTCAGAAAAGCCCTAGAAATTATTAGCAGTATTACTCAAAAATATGGCTTTGAACCTAATATCGGAATGAACTGTGTTACTGCTCGGAATATTAATATTAATGCTACCATTTTTTATGATCGTTTAGTAGAAGGGGAAGATCAAAAAGCCTTAGATTGTCATGATGAACTACTTCAAATTTTAATGGTTCAAGGCTATTATCCCTATCGCCTCAGTACTCAGTCAATGGATAGTTTACCTACTCCAAAAGATGATTATCAGATATTTATGAGGAAAATTAAAGACAGTTTAGATCCTTATCGCATCCTCTCACCTGGTAGGTATGAATTTTCGTGA
- a CDS encoding aldo/keto reductase gives MKYNQLGNSDILVSEMCLGTMTYGQQNSIEDAKLLLDYGVGAGINFLDTAEMYPVPRKAETQGKTEAYIGEWLAKQQRDKIIVATKIAGPGDSLSYIRKDNRIDRKNITKAVEDSLRRLGTEYIDLYQIHWPDRYVPLFFNAPEYDQTQERETVPIAEQLEVFADVIKAGKIRYLGLSNETPWGVSEFCHIAEKLGLPKVVSIQNAFNLTNRVFHINLAETCRFHHVSLLAYSPLGFGTLTGKYLNGIPEKSRYGLFKGIGRRYEKTNSEKAVKSYVDIARKYNLSPAKMAIAFVRSRWFVTSTIIGATTLEQLQENISSVNLELYPEILAEIDKIHALYPNPSP, from the coding sequence GTGAAATATAATCAGTTAGGAAATAGTGATATATTAGTATCAGAAATGTGTTTAGGTACTATGACTTATGGACAACAAAACTCTATTGAAGATGCTAAATTACTATTAGATTATGGTGTTGGTGCAGGGATTAATTTTTTGGATACAGCAGAAATGTATCCTGTCCCAAGAAAAGCAGAAACTCAGGGAAAAACAGAAGCATATATTGGTGAATGGTTAGCGAAGCAACAACGGGATAAAATAATTGTTGCAACTAAAATAGCAGGACCAGGCGATAGCTTATCTTATATAAGAAAAGATAATCGCATAGATCGTAAAAATATTACCAAGGCAGTAGAAGACAGTTTAAGACGATTAGGAACTGAATATATCGATCTCTATCAGATTCACTGGCCAGATCGCTATGTTCCTCTTTTTTTTAATGCGCCTGAGTATGACCAAACTCAAGAGCGAGAAACAGTACCAATTGCCGAACAATTAGAAGTATTTGCTGATGTAATTAAAGCAGGAAAAATCAGGTATTTGGGTTTAAGCAATGAAACCCCTTGGGGAGTGAGCGAATTTTGTCATATAGCGGAAAAATTAGGGTTGCCAAAGGTCGTATCTATTCAAAATGCTTTCAACTTAACTAACCGAGTTTTTCACATTAATTTAGCAGAAACTTGTCGTTTTCATCATGTTAGTTTACTAGCTTATAGTCCTTTAGGTTTTGGCACACTTACTGGAAAATATCTCAATGGAATTCCAGAAAAATCTCGTTATGGACTATTTAAAGGTATTGGTCGTCGCTATGAGAAAACAAACTCTGAAAAAGCAGTCAAAAGTTATGTGGATATTGCTAGGAAATATAACCTGAGTCCAGCAAAAATGGCAATAGCTTTTGTGCGATCGCGTTGGTTTGTAACTAGCACAATTATTGGTGCAACCACTTTAGAACAGTTACAGGAAAATATTTCCAGTGTGAATCTAGAATTATATCCAGAAATATTAGCAGAAATAGACAAAATTCACGCTCTCTATCCGAATCCTAGCCCCTAG
- a CDS encoding NAD(P)-binding domain-containing protein, translating to MTLDYKHQYCIIGAGAAGLAAARALSKAKIPFNVIEYAQDVGGIWIYDRDDSPMYKNTHLIGHKTTQPFSDFPMPDHYPDYPNHRLVYQYLQDYARHFGLYDHIEFEIAVKQVEKAGSFWDITLSNGETRRYKGVLIASGYHNKPNIPQFPGDFSGDILHSKDYDDPLQLSDKIVLVVGAGQSAMDLVVEAAINGRKTFHSTRRGFLCMPKFLFGLPPEWVMINTPIMNMIPAQEHMKMMSFLSPITLFLQGVNLKKYNIPTNCKSNGLIIPNSDQQIYRYYVHGDVTHKPNIQKMADKKVFFEDGTSEEIDVIIYATGYKVEFPFIDKLALNWEEGKPHPNLYMNVFHPDENNLFVIGMVHPTGTHWRVFEEQSQLVAAYLKAQDKNSRFAKKFESLKNQLKTVLPSESKSHSGTHSLVIDKLGYMRQAKQLAKKLLA from the coding sequence ATGACTTTAGATTACAAACACCAATACTGTATCATTGGGGCTGGCGCTGCGGGATTAGCTGCCGCTAGAGCTTTAAGTAAAGCCAAGATTCCCTTTAACGTAATTGAATATGCTCAGGATGTTGGGGGAATTTGGATTTATGATCGTGATGATAGTCCAATGTATAAAAACACCCATTTAATTGGACATAAAACAACCCAGCCTTTTTCGGATTTTCCGATGCCTGATCATTATCCTGATTATCCAAATCATCGTTTAGTTTATCAATATCTCCAAGATTACGCCCGTCATTTTGGGTTATATGATCACATTGAATTTGAGATAGCTGTTAAGCAAGTTGAAAAAGCAGGTAGCTTTTGGGATATCACCTTGAGCAATGGAGAAACAAGACGCTATAAAGGGGTATTAATTGCCAGTGGTTATCACAATAAACCCAATATTCCTCAATTCCCTGGTGACTTTTCAGGAGATATATTACACTCCAAAGACTATGATGATCCTCTCCAATTAAGTGATAAAATAGTTTTGGTTGTAGGAGCAGGACAATCAGCTATGGATTTAGTGGTAGAAGCTGCTATTAATGGACGTAAAACCTTCCATAGTACACGCCGTGGATTCTTATGTATGCCCAAATTTTTATTTGGCTTACCTCCGGAATGGGTCATGATTAACACCCCGATAATGAATATGATTCCGGCTCAAGAACACATGAAAATGATGTCATTTTTATCTCCAATTACGCTATTTTTGCAAGGAGTTAACTTAAAAAAATACAACATTCCTACTAATTGCAAAAGTAATGGCTTAATCATTCCCAATAGTGACCAACAAATTTACCGTTACTATGTTCATGGAGATGTGACCCATAAGCCTAATATTCAAAAAATGGCTGACAAAAAAGTATTTTTTGAAGATGGCACAAGTGAAGAAATTGATGTTATAATTTATGCTACAGGTTATAAAGTTGAATTTCCCTTTATTGACAAACTGGCCTTAAATTGGGAAGAAGGTAAACCTCATCCTAATCTCTACATGAATGTTTTTCATCCCGATGAAAACAACCTATTTGTGATTGGGATGGTACATCCGACGGGAACACATTGGCGTGTTTTTGAAGAACAAAGTCAATTAGTAGCTGCTTATCTTAAGGCTCAAGATAAAAATTCTCGTTTTGCTAAAAAATTTGAATCCCTTAAAAATCAGCTAAAAACAGTTTTGCCCTCAGAAAGTAAATCCCATAGCGGAACTCATTCTCTTGTTATTGACAAACTGGGTTATATGCGACAAGCAAAACAACTAGCTAAAAAATTATTAGCTTAA